The Branchiostoma floridae strain S238N-H82 chromosome 3, Bfl_VNyyK, whole genome shotgun sequence genomic sequence GTGATCACAGCGCCACCTTCCGGCAAGATGCAGCAGTGCACCACAGGTCGAAGAGAGAGTTGCCTTCGAATTCGATGGCCAACACTGTGCTCATGCGAGGGAATCTTGGAGGTAATGGATAAAAACTTTTGATATGTATAACAGTCATACTACTTGGAGGTAACGTTTAATGCGTTTGTGTGGAGGGCCAGGACAATTGTCAAGTTAAAAAGTCATATTCTTTCAACGAGAACAATTAATTGAATCTAACGCTTGGCGTACCTGTTTTCCGCTACGTGTAGGTTCCATGGCGCAGCCCGTGCCGGTCGGTCGGGTCAGTCCCCTCGGGCTGCAGGGCCCTCCTGGTCCGCAAGGCTCTCCAGGGCCGCCCGGTCCTCCCGGTCCTCCCGGACTGCCTGGCGAGGTAAAGTACAACTCAAGTTTTTGCTCTTTCTAAGCTTTATCTGTCCCTAACCGGTGGAATAGTGCATAATTCTTCATAGTAACCGATAATACTATACTAATACAGTCTTCTTCTTCAATCGAACCGTCTTCACAACAATCCATTATAAGTCCTGGTTAAATACCTTCATATTTATTTCAGACACAGACGAAAGGATTTTTTCTGAAACGCTCAACCGTTTTCAAAAGTATAATCCGGTTTTAAGAGTGACTTTGGAATTTTCATCTTATTGCCTACATATAACAGTCATATTCTTAAACACCATTTGCTGAGACATTGCTGTTTAGTTACTACAAAACATACTATTAGGTCaaacttttaactttttcctGTCGTTTGTTCCAGTGTACTTGTCCCAAATGGACCAGTCCGGATCCGGCGACTGAAGCACCGACCAGTGCGGGTTCTTCAGGCCCTCCTGGAGGTAAGAGTGATAATTCAGACCATTCAACACATTTTGAACCCATCTAGGTTAGGTTGGTCTAAGAAACGTTAAGTCAAGGTCTAAATCCCATCTCCCTGTAGCTTGGGAGTCCAAGTACTGCATTGACCGATTTCTTTAATGTATCTCTACATCTGGTTTCAGCCAACTTCTTTGTCAAGCTTCTCCAATCGACCAATAATCTTCAAACAAACGACTTACAACCTCAACATGTGTAGATAATTTATGCAGACGTTGAAAGTATTATTTAGATACACATTTCGTGCAAAGAGTATGACTAGACCCAGTTTGTTCATTTGATATGAATTGCTCTTTTGATATGAATATCCCCATGTATGATCCCACACTTCTTTTACAAGTTATCACAAACGTGGATATAACAACTGACATGGACtaagtcagcttacagatgtgtcttatgtggcagagactgctTCTACAATTCTCGTACCAAACTTTATAGCCAAAGCAGTTGTTGTCGATCTGATGTGAATTAGAATATTACCTTGGTCAAAATTACCCAACGTACACCATagaacaatatcatcattaacTAGAGAATATATCTAACCTAGTAGATCCTCCCATCATTTCGGTACAATAGATTACAATCATGTTCTGTTGTCACCACCGCTTATCAGAGTCCGACTGTGCGGGGCACCTCGCGGCCGGCCGGACGGAAAGCGGAGTGTACCTGGTCGGTCCCGCCTCCTCCCGTGTGGAGGCGTACTGTGACATGGATACCGCAGGTAGGATAGAACTCACATGTACTGTGACATGGATACCGCAGGTATTACAGAAGTCGCATGTCATATCGCCCACTTCGGCCTTCGCCACATTTCATACGCAccaggcatgctgttgaattatttttttggGTCCGTTCTGTGTTTTTCGGCCAGAGACCACGAGGCCCCGTAGGCGTAGTTAAACGTCTTTTCTAGTTTAATTCTACATGTTAACTACGTTACGTTTACGGTACTATCAGCAGTGAGAGGGGTGGAGACCAAAATTGAACAGAACTTTTGGTGTCTCTAAAAGATACGTTGCCATCCTATATCTGACACGTGTTCATGTAAATCtaattttgtaaaaatgtttattttgaaattagaTGTTTGGTAGTGTACAGGTGCGTGTTTTATAGCATATAGTCAAACGAAGGATGTGATTTTTGTCCTACACAGGAGGCGGCTGGACTATGATCCAGCGACGGGAGGACGGGTCGGTTCTTTTCGACCGGACCTGGGAGGAGTACAAGCGGGGGTTCGGGAACAAGAGTTGGGAACACTGGCTTGGGAACGAGAATATCCACcgcctgaccaatcagaagacttACCGACTTCGCATAGACATGGAGGACTGGGAACAAAATAGGCGCTTCGTTGAATACAACACCTTCAGGTGGGTAATCTTCTCTTCGGTGGACAACATAATCATCactatagcatgtccagaacacgaaatatAACCAAAAGGCTCCGCTGCAGAGCCACTAAATGTCCTTAATTGAATCTCATTTTGCTGATACTTATCCACATGAGAAAGTATACTTGATGCCTTTGCACATCTTCTtattatatcatcatcatcatcggtcgacgtgatcgcacatgttagcacatgtttacacactaCTTCTTATTATAATAAGTACCAATGTAAACCAGAATCAATTCTCAAGGGAAGACATCCTTGCAATAATGGAATACTTTCAGAGCGATCGTGATAGTCTTAAAATGGCACGGTCCCTGATGCGTCGCCAAATAAATGTTACAGCATTTGATTTCATCTGGTTTATTCGACTTTGTAATAAGACAGTCAGCTCTGCTCAACTTGCCGGAGGCTATTACAAAATGCTAGCCCTAGCTACTGCTTAGCATACAATTAACAATGTAAATGGTTACTTAGAATGCACCGTAAATTCGTGTATTGTTCcgattcagttgttgttttttttctctttttacgCACTTTTTATACAAATAATGCAAAGCCAACAGCATTAAACTTTCCCCTCCAGGGTGTCTGACGAGGCGAGTGGATACCGGCTGCACATTTCCGGCTACACCGGTAACGTGCGGGACTCCCTCACCTACCACAACGGGCAGCAATTAATTcgttcattctttcattcatttaatccTTCCATCGTTCCTCCAGGGTGTCTGACGAGGCGAGTGGTTACCGGCTGCACATTTCCGGCTACACCGGTAACGTGCGGGACTCCCTCACCTACCACAACGGGCATCAGTTAATTCGTTCATTCTatcgttcatttattccttcGTTTATTCATGAAATATTCCTTCTATCGTTCCACCAGGGTGTCTGACGAGGCGAGTGGTTACCGGCTGTACATTTCCGGCTACACCGGTAACGTGCGGGACTCCCTTACCTACCACAACGGGCAGCagttcattcgttcattcattctatcattcattcattctgtcATTCCAGGGTGTCTGACGAGGCGAGCGGTTACCGGCTGCACATTTCCGGCTACACCGGGAACGTGCGGGACTCCCTCACCTACCACAACGGGCAGCGGTTCTCCACGCGCGACCGGGACCACGACGGTCTGTCCGGGCTGCACTGCGCGCAGCGGTACGGCCAGGGCGGCTGGTGGTACCTCGCCTGCCTCAGGTCCGGGCTGAACGGCCAGTACCTGGGTAACTGCGGCGACTCCTGGCGGTCCTGCCCGAACTCGCAGGGCGTGGTGTGGTACGACTGGAGGGGCAGGTGGTACTCGCTCAAGGCTGTGTCCATGAAAATTAAACCACAGGGGTGATAACTTTGTATTAATACTAATGTCTGTAGTGCGCCACCTAGCGGGAGAAGTTGGTACTGTAAGCTGTGTCCATGAAAATTAAACCCCAGGGGTAATAAGTTTTAACATTATAGCCTACGTCTGTAGATACTCTATGTAGGCTGTGAAGAGCTGAAAAGAAAATTAAACCGCAGGGGTGATAACGTTGTATCAATGCTAATGTCTGTCGTGCGCCACCTAGCTGAGGCAGTTGGTACTGTAGGCTATGTCCATGAAAATTAAACCACAGTGGTGATAACATTATAGGCAACGTCTGCAGTACGCCACCAAGCCAACGTCTGTAGGTACTCCATGTAGACTGTGTCTAAGAAAATTAAACCACAGGGATGATAACGGTGAAATGTTGCTATCGCCTGTAGTGCGCCACGTAGCGGAAGCAATTGGTACTGTAGGCGGTGTCCATGAAAATTAAACCACAGGGGGGTGGGGGGACATTGAGCTGTTGCTAATATTTGTAGTACACCACCTAGCGGGAGCAGTTGGTACTGGAGGCTTTGTCCATGGCAATTAAACCTACGGGTGATCATGACGTTATATTAATGCTAATGTCAGTAGTGTGCCACCTAGTTGGTACGCCATAAAGATAAAACCAGAACTTTAAATATATTGTAATGAACGCTTGAAGTACGTCACTAAGCGGGAGCAGTTTGTACCGTAGGCTGTGTTTATGAACAATCAAACCATAAGAGTAAGTTTAATCACATGTTCAATATCTGTAACACGACACTTACCGGGGGCAGTTGGTACTGTAGGCTGTGTCCATGAACAATAAAAATATCGTAGTAATTAAGTCCAATCATATCAATATCTGTAGTGCGCCATCTAGCGGGGGCAGTTGGTATGCCATTAAGAATGTTGACAACGTTGTACTATTGGCAGCGCCTTTAGTGCACCACCTAGCGGGGGTAATTGGAAGTCCATGAAAGATGTGTCCATCAATATTTACCTACAGCTTTATAGTACATTATAGCCAACGACTTATTTACGTCGACCTTCTTCTTTAGAGATGTTAATTCAATTGATCTGAGCACGTGACATTAACTTAGCTTGTGCTGACCGGAAGTATCAAACTTCATGACGAACTTTCATGTTTAAACAATGCCTTTAGTTGTACTTGAACCAGATATTTCTATATCCTGGTATGTTGATATTCCACGTTATTCCAATAAGGATCAATTAAACcacgaccacgttaaacagtctcattactcataatttgggtacctactggctggcaaaatgcacctggtgattattatggTGTTACGTGTGGGCTGATTACTAATTTGTTTCGAAGATCGTTTCTAACATCATAAAAGGGACAATGGTCACGACTTCTCTCTAATTCAATTTGGGTTCATGTTTACATCTCATGTTCAGTCAACAGGGATGTTactattgaaaatattgcaatttgaaaccaccatctgtcggaTTGATATACTTAAATGAgtcctaaataccctgttttctacatacaacggatataggttaccccacggataacgGTGAACTAACGTCTAACAAGAACAGCGTAGGTATGTCCTCTTCCTCCCCTCCCCGATTGAACACATATTCTTCACAAAGTTAGAAAGTATTTAACTCAAAATCAAACTTGCTACACAAGCTAAACTCCCTCAGATATCTGGCAAAACATGTCACATACCTGTCGCCATCTTCCCCATACTTCCGAACACGTGTAGTTGTGATAACAGCGCCGAAAGTCGAAGAACTAACGCACAACCAATAAAGCGAAGCTTCGCCAAGCATCATTGCAGGCAGAAAATTTCCTATCccacaggtcaaaggtcaaacgtCCACTGATTCAACATATCCAATACTTAGTATATTAGCTGAATCATTCGAGATATGTAAAAGCGGGAATAGtatgtaaaaaatgaaaaagaagaaatgcaCATAGAAGAACAGAGACTGTCAGAAAAGAATAATGCTATAATTACCTGATATCTAGAGTCATATGACAGCAAACTTGGTACATTGACCATATTGTGATAATCAGGTGGTGATGCGAGCTTAAACCTTTGACCGTAACTGTTGACGTGTCTCGTCCTCCGGATGTTCCCTGCAGGGGTGTTTTCTCAAAAGTTTCAAGGAAATTTAGCGGAAACTAGACCAGGATCGCTACGTTACATCACGAAAAGTAAGGTGGGTTACGGAAtgctatcattttttaaacCCTAAATAGTTCCGAGCCTTTTGGGGCCGTACAAAACCGGGAATTTAGTCccgtgtaacgttatatagtggTACAGTAGCtagtagtagagtagagtagagtagagttggcAGACGTCCTGTGgacgtgtggggaggggggcactatTATTTGAAAGTCCGAAGACAAATAACTTTTTTCCGCAACGTAGTTTACAAACAATGTTTTATCCATCCATGGCTAGCAATACTAGTCAGAGTTGCTGTCCCGTTATATCAGTCCGTTTTGTCGGATTCGGGTACCGGTGCTTCCTTCTCGTGtgatcattttgttgttgttgttgttgttgttgttcatgtCTCTCTGCTTTTCCCGAACTCTTAGCGGCGACCTATTATGTTGACCTTGATCCTGTAAAGATTATTGGTGCATAATGTTGCGAGAGCGTACAAGCACCTACTAGTACAGCGTATTAGTTAACCTACTAGTAATAAGCTCAATACACAACGatctagtctgtagtcaagtaCTAGCAATTACACAGGTGAAAGCTTTGAATGTGTCTACATCTGACTTTTTTTACCTCAGAAGATATGAGATATATATGAATGGGAAAATAACGTATTGCTGCACCCCACCCCCCACAGAGCAGAATGGCATCATCCAGTTACTGGTCTCCCACTGATGTTCTGGTTGGTTTCGAGTCTCCCACCGAGGTTCTGCTTGGCAGGCAAGAAAGTGTGAAGACTGAGAGGGCTGAAGCACTACCACTGGACGTTGTTAGCAGTCAGTCTATATTTTCTCATGTGCCCAAACCTTACTTCAACCAGGAAAG encodes the following:
- the LOC118411875 gene encoding ficolin-2-like, whose protein sequence is MSSKKLCRSADRAPDGSVHVCRHDNQRTNGIVPVLAGTAAVVSIVTLLLVVWEVACLRGQLTAVQGDLWEQQEAFQRKLQEQVAHLRDHIILGSGFEDEAPWEQELKTKTSVPLSPEGPGKDEVNANADLQRDHSATFRQDAAVHHRSKRELPSNSMANTVLMRGNLGGSMAQPVPVGRVSPLGLQGPPGPQGSPGPPGPPGPPGLPGECTCPKWTSPDPATEAPTSAGSSGPPGESDCAGHLAAGRTESGVYLVGPASSRVEAYCDMDTAGGGWTMIQRREDGSVLFDRTWEEYKRGFGNKSWEHWLGNENIHRLTNQKTYRLRIDMEDWEQNRRFVEYNTFRVSDEASGYRLHISGYTGNVRDSLTYHNGQRFSTRDRDHDGLSGLHCAQRYGQGGWWYLACLRSGLNGQYLGNCGDSWRSCPNSQGVVWYDWRGRWYSLKAVSMKIKPQG